One Rhizobium sp. NRK18 genomic window carries:
- a CDS encoding DUF6107 family protein — protein MSDFANEPGMWAARAAGAAAGAAVSLIYLLPKSKREAATRFLTGLACGIIFGGPAGLFLMEKLGLAGELSGSEIMLSGSAAASLCAWWGLGILSRLAERYGARR, from the coding sequence ATGTCCGACTTTGCCAACGAGCCCGGCATGTGGGCCGCGCGGGCGGCGGGTGCCGCTGCCGGTGCTGCGGTCTCTCTCATCTATCTGCTGCCGAAAAGCAAGCGGGAAGCGGCGACCAGGTTTCTGACCGGGCTTGCCTGCGGGATCATCTTCGGCGGTCCGGCCGGCCTCTTCCTGATGGAGAAGCTGGGCCTGGCGGGCGAACTCTCCGGCAGCGAGATCATGCTGTCGGGATCGGCGGCCGCCAGCCTCTGCGCCTGGTGGGGGCTCGGCATCCTGTCGCGGCTCGCGGAACGCTACGGCGCGCGGCGGTAG
- a CDS encoding phage portal protein: MKNIFRLPFRTAAPVGVSEEKAQSGLVAIAAGGEAHWSGRSYGELSRNGFMRNPVAHRAVRLVAEAAAAVPWLIYEGAEELSDHPLIDLVRRPNARMGGPEFFETLFGQLMLSGNGFVEPAILDGAVRELHLLRPDRMSVVEGSDGWVAAYDYRAGGRTRRIAADGEGISLLHMKLFHPLDDHLGFAPLAAAHMALDLSNAAARWNKALLDNSARPSGALIYQPKEGGNLTPEQYRRLKQELDDGYSGPMRAGRPLLLEGGLDWKSMGLSPRDMDFVAAKDGAARDIALACGVPPMLLGIPGDNTYANYQEANRAFYRLTVLPLVARTMSRFSQWLSPDGSLRFEPDLDQVAGLGAERGELWSRIGAADFLSDDEKREAVGY; the protein is encoded by the coding sequence ATGAAAAACATCTTTCGACTGCCGTTCAGGACGGCGGCGCCGGTTGGCGTGTCCGAGGAGAAGGCGCAGTCCGGGCTGGTCGCGATTGCGGCGGGCGGCGAGGCGCACTGGAGCGGGCGATCCTATGGCGAACTGTCGCGAAACGGCTTCATGCGCAATCCGGTCGCCCACCGCGCCGTGCGGCTGGTGGCGGAGGCGGCCGCGGCGGTGCCGTGGCTCATCTACGAAGGTGCGGAGGAGCTGTCCGATCATCCGCTGATCGACCTCGTCCGCCGGCCGAACGCACGCATGGGCGGGCCGGAATTCTTCGAGACGCTGTTCGGCCAGCTGATGCTCTCCGGCAACGGCTTCGTCGAGCCGGCCATCCTGGATGGTGCGGTGCGCGAACTGCATCTGTTGCGGCCCGACCGCATGAGCGTGGTTGAAGGGTCGGACGGCTGGGTGGCGGCCTATGACTACCGCGCCGGCGGGCGCACGCGGCGGATTGCGGCGGACGGCGAGGGCATATCGCTCCTGCACATGAAGCTCTTCCATCCGCTCGACGATCACCTGGGTTTCGCGCCGCTGGCCGCCGCTCACATGGCGCTCGATCTTTCGAATGCGGCGGCGCGCTGGAACAAGGCGCTGCTCGACAATTCCGCACGGCCGTCCGGCGCGCTGATCTACCAGCCGAAGGAGGGCGGCAACCTGACGCCGGAGCAATATCGCCGGCTGAAGCAGGAGCTGGACGACGGCTATTCCGGCCCGATGCGGGCAGGGCGGCCGCTGCTTTTGGAAGGTGGGCTCGACTGGAAATCGATGGGGCTGTCGCCGCGCGACATGGATTTCGTGGCGGCCAAGGACGGCGCGGCGCGCGACATCGCGCTTGCCTGCGGCGTGCCGCCGATGCTGCTCGGCATTCCCGGCGACAACACCTATGCCAATTACCAGGAGGCGAACCGCGCCTTCTACCGGCTGACCGTGCTGCCGCTGGTGGCGCGCACCATGAGCCGCTTCTCGCAATGGCTTTCGCCGGACGGGTCCTTGCGCTTCGAGCCCGATCTCGACCAGGTGGCGGGGCTCGGCGCCGAGCGCGGCGAACTCTGGAGCCGCATCGGCGCGGCGGATTTCCTGTCGGACGACGAGAAGCGTGAGGCGGTGGGGTATTGA